A genome region from Manihot esculenta cultivar AM560-2 chromosome 5, M.esculenta_v8, whole genome shotgun sequence includes the following:
- the LOC110615640 gene encoding metal transporter Nramp2, with the protein MISQSREEDSREEDKKEESSRLLPTPAQFPTTPSDGEDPDEVAFEARDKILVVDVDGQDAVDADDYVPPFSWKKLWLFTGPGFLMSIAFLDPGNLEGDLQAGAIAGYSLLWLLMWATAMGLLIQMLSARVGVATGRHLAELCREEYPNWARLILWFMAEVALIGADIQEVIGSAIAIHILSNGVLPLWAGVVITALDCFMFLFLENYGVRKLEAVFAVLIATMALSFAWMFGDTKPSGKELLIGMLIPRLGSKTIRQAVGVVGCVIMPHNVFLHSALVQSRRIDPQKKGRVQEALNYYLIESSIALLVSFMINLFVTTVFAKGFYGTEKAHSIGLVNAGQYLQEKYGGGIFPILYIWGIGLLAAGQSSTITGTYAGQFIMGGFLNLPLKKWLRALITRSFAIVPTMIVALVFNTSEASLDILNEWLNVLQSVQIPFALIPLLTLVAKEQVMGEFRIGPVLERLAWTVAILVILINGYLLLDFFAAEVKGLLFGFLASTATVAYIAFIIYLVSRSGGALSSAWLSLELSKRNAYPGN; encoded by the exons atgatCTCACAATCTCGAGAAGAAGATTCGAGAGAAGAGGACAAAAAAGAAGAGTCAAGCCGCCTATTACCGACGCCTGCCCAATTTCCGACAACTCCTTCGGACGGCGAGGACCCCGACGAAGTTGCTTTCGAAGCGCGAGATAAAATCCTTGTGGTTGATGTGGACGGCCAAGATGCAGTCGACGCCGACGATTATGTCCCGCCGTTCTCATGGAAAAAACTATGGTTGTTTACGGGACCTGGATTTTTGATGAGCATAGCGTTTCTAGATCCTGGGAATTTAGAGGGGGATCTCCAGGCTGGAGCGATTGCCGGATATTCGCTGCTGTGGCTATTGATGTGGGCCACCGCCATGGGCTTGCTGATCCAGATGCTGTCGGCCCGTGTCGGAGTGGCCACCGGACGCCATTTAGCGGAGTTGTGTAGAGAGGAGTATCCAAATTGGGCAAGGTTGATTTTGTGGTTCATGGCGGAGGTGGCGCTTATTGGGGCTGATATACAGGAGGTTATAGGGAGCGCTATCGCTATACATATCTTGAGTAATGGAGTTTTGCCGCTCTGGGCAGGTGTGGTGATTACAGCTTTGGATTG ttttatgtttttgtttctAGAGAATTATGGAGTAAGGAAGTTAGAAGCTGTTTTTGCAGTCCTAATTGCAACTATGGCTTTATCTTTTGCCTGGATGTTTGGCGACACCAAGCCTAGTGGAAAAGAACTTTTAATTG GTATGTTAATTCCAAGACTTGGTTCAAAAACAATTCGCCAAGCTGTGGGGGTTGTGGGTTGTGTTATAATGCCTCACAATGTGTTCTTGCATTCAGCTTTGGTGCAATCAAGAAGGATAGATCCTCAGAAGAAGGGGCGGGTTCAGGAAGCACTGAATTACTACTTAATTGAGTCATCAATTGCTCTTCTAGTCTCCTTCATGATCAACTTGTTTGTGACAACTGTGTTTGCCAAAGGATTCTATGGCACCGAAAAGGCCCATAGTATAGGACTAGTCAATGCAGGGCAGTATCTTCAAGAGAAATATGGGGGAGGAATTTTTCCAATTCTTTATATATGGGGTATTGGCCTGTTGGCAGCTGGACAAAGTAGTACAATAACTGGCACATATGCTGGGCAATTTATCATGGGAGGTTTTCTTAACCTTCCCCTGAAGAAATGGCTGAGGGCATTGATAACACGAAGTTTTGCTATCGTGCCAACTATGATAGTAGCTCTTGTGTTCAATACATCTGAAGCCTCATTGGATATTTTGAATGAATGGCTAAATGTGCTTCAGTCAGTACAGATCCCTTTTGCTCTTATCCCTCTTCTTACTTTGGTGGCCAAGGAGCAGGTCATGGGGGAATTTAGAATTGGGCCTGTTCTTGAG AGGCTGGCTTGGACTGTAGCTATCCTAGTTATACTGATTAATGGGTATCTATTGCTTGATTTCTTCGCGGCTGAAGTTAAAGGGCTGCTGTTTGGTTTTCTGGCCTCCACTGCCACAGTTGCATATATAGCATTTATTATCTATCTTGTTTCGCGTAGTGGTGGTGCTCTTTCATCTGCCTGGCTCAGCTTAGAACTGTCGAAGAGGAATGCATACCCCGGAAATTAA